In a genomic window of Caloenas nicobarica isolate bCalNic1 chromosome 1, bCalNic1.hap1, whole genome shotgun sequence:
- the LOC135990103 gene encoding granulocyte-macrophage colony-stimulating factor receptor subunit alpha-like produces MVAPLAFIFMAQWMLLIAQLCVGWNCTNCMNKSAIENFSCVIYNVSLMTCTWQAGRDAPGDTQYFLYWQNSRDDDKMECELYIKDENGRNMGCRFQNVRIETQKSYFLVNGSSKDSQIQFYDEYVQLYKIEKLMSPSNITVDCDETKDDCIIQWQRPQISHSNKDKCFKYEINIKYKDNPEGKTIYTSIQEGGSSHTFQRSNTRKKYLLKMRAAGSACFVSPAWGEWSTPVEFGNEEIIPSSEWILVVVAVAVLLVTIVAILFCKRTGCWKAAFPQIPEPKNAFHGLHDTNPELMESKIQSIKSENEEITLVADVLK; encoded by the exons ATGGTTGCTCCTCTTGCATTCATCTTCATGGCCCAGTGGATGCTGCTGATTGCCCAGTTGTGTGTTGGCTGGAACTGCACAAACT GCATGAACAAATCAGCCATTGAAAACTTCTCCTGTGTGATTTATAACGTTTCCCTCATGACCTGCACTTGGCaagcaggcagggatgctccaggAGACACACAATATTTTCTGTACTGGCAGAACTCAAG AGATGACGACAAGATGGAATGTGAGCTTTACATTAAAGATGAAAATGGCAGAAACATGGGATGTAGATTCCAAAATGTGAGGATAGAGACTCAAAAATCTTACTTCCTGGTCAACGGGTCTAGCAAAGACTCGCAGATCCAGTTCTATGATGAGTATGTTCAACTGTATAAAATTG aaaaactCATGTCTCCATCAAATATCACTGTCGACTGTGATGAAACTAAAGATGATTGCATAATTCAGTGGCAACGACCCCAGATAAGTCATTCTAACAAAGACAAgtgttttaaatatgaaatcaaCATAAAGTATAAG GATAATCCTGAGGGAAAAACCATATATACTTCTATACAA gAAGGGGGAAGTAGTCACACATTTCAAAGATCCAATACAAGAAAGAAGTACCTCTTGAAAATGCGAGCAGCAGGCAGTGCCTGCTTCGTGAGTCCAGCCTGGGGGGAGTGGAGCACACCTGTTGAGTTTG gaaatgaagaaattattccttCTTCAGAATGGATTTTAGTCGTGGTAGCAGTTGCAGTGCTCTTAGTGACAATAGTTGCAATTTTGTTCTGCAAAAG GACAGGCTgttggaaagcagcatttccacaAATCCCAGAgccaaaaaatgcatttcatggACTTCACGATACAAATCCAGAg ctGATGGAGAGCAAAATTCAGTCAATAAAgtctgaaaatgaagagattaCATTAGTTGCTGATGTACtgaaataa